A region from the Malus domestica chromosome 07, GDT2T_hap1 genome encodes:
- the LOC103436058 gene encoding ubiquitin-conjugating enzyme E2 7-like, translating to MATAPSSQASLLLQKQLKDLCKHPVDGFSAGLVNEDNIFEWNVTIIGPPDTLYEGGFFNAIMSFPEDYPCNPPIVRFTSEMWHPNVYADGKVCVSILHPPGDDPNGYELATERWNPVHTVESILLSIISMLSSPNDESPANVDAAKQWRESRDEFRKKVGRCVRKSQEML from the exons ATGGCTACGGCTCCTTCTTCCCAGGCCAGCCTCCTCCTCCAAAAGCAACTCAAAG ATCTCTGCAAACACCCAGTTGATGGATTCTCGGCCGGTTTGGTGAACGAAGACAACATCTTCGAATGGAACGTCACGATTATCGGCCCACCCGACACTCTCTA TGAGGGCGGTTTCTTTAATGCCATCATGAGTTTCCCAGAGGATTATCCGTGCAACCCTCCTATAGTGAGATTTACCTCTGAGATGTGGCACCCCAATG TTTACGCTGATGGAAAGGTTTGTGTTTCAATTCTTCATCCCCCTGGTGACGATCCAAATGGCTACGAGCTTGCAACTGAGCGCTGGAATCCAGTCCATACA GTTGAGAGCATTCTTTTGAGTATAATCTCAATGCTTTCAAGCCCTAATGATGAATCTCCTGCAAATGTCGATGCTGcg AAACAATGGAGAGAGAGTAGGGACGAGTTCAGGAAGAAAGTAGGGCGGTGTGTCAGAAAGTCTCAAGAAATGTTATGA
- the LOC103434975 gene encoding dolichyl-diphosphooligosaccharide--protein glycosyltransferase subunit 4A-like, with the protein MIDDVGLGTVANLLGMFIFFLVIAYHYVTADPKYEGN; encoded by the coding sequence ATGATTGATGATGTAGGGCTGGGGACTGTTGCCAACTTACTTGGCATGTTCATATTTTTTCTAGTGATTGCTTATCATTACGTTACGGCCGACCCAAAATACGAGGGCAACTGA
- the LOC103434915 gene encoding methionine--tRNA ligase, chloroplastic/mitochondrial-like — protein sequence MAAAAAARINFFLNHTNPLNFKATAHLRTDLRFQRRRPKTTSFCTHASAAPFHDESSAAGGSDPFVLTTPLYYVNAPPHLGSAYTTIAADAIARFQRLLGKKVIFVTGTDEHGEKIAAAAATNASTPAQHCDLISQSYISLWKQLDISYDKFIRTTDPKHEAIVKEFYSRVLANGDIYRADYEGLYCVNCEEYKDEKELLENNCCPTHLKPCVARKEDNYFFALSKYQKSLEETLATNPNFVQPSFRLNEVQGWVKNGLRDFSISRALVDWGIPVPNDSKQTIYVWFDALLGYISALSEDTEQPDLERAISSGWPASLHLIGKDILRFHAVYWPAMLMSAGLGLPKMVFGHGFLTKDGMKMGKSLGNTIEPNDLVQKFGSDAVRYFFLREVEFGNDGDYSEERFINIVNAHLANSIGNLLNRTLGLLKKNCQSTLPVDSSIAVEGTTFKDTVEKSVEKARVHYGDLSLSSACEAVLEISHTGNLYMDERAPWSLFKQGGAASEAAAKDLVIILEAMRIIAIALSPVAPSLSWRIYGQLGYSKDQFDAATWSDTKWGGLKSGQVMEQPKPIFTRIENPTEEENGKEAPKKVVKKEKLPQAKRAVEA from the exons ATGGCAGCGGCGGCAGCGGCGAGAATAAACTTCTTCTTAAACCACACAAATCCCCTCAACTTCAAAGCCACCGCCCATCTCAGAACTGACCTCCGCTTCCAACGAAGACGACCCAAAACTACGTCGTTCTGCACCCACGCCTCTGCTGCTCCCTTCCACGACGAATCCTCCGCCGCCGGAGGCAGTGATCCTTTTGTCCTCACCACTCCGCTCTATTACGTGAACGCCCCTCCCCATTTGGGCAGCGCTTACACCACCATCGCCGCCGACGCCATTGCTCGATTTCAGCGGCTGTTGGGTAAGAAAGTCATCTTCGTCACCGGAACTGACGAGCACGGTGAGAAGATTGCGGCCGCCGCCGCTACTAATGCGTCCACTCCAGCTCAACACTGCGATCTCATTTCACAATCTTACATTTCGCTCTGGAAACAG TTAGATATATCGTATGACAAGTTCATTCGGACTACCGACCCTAAGCATGAGGCAATTGTCAAGGAATTTTACTCCAGAGTTCTTGCCAATGGAGACATTTACAGGGCTGACTACGAGGGACTTTATTGTGTCAACTGTGAAGAGTATAAG GATGAGAAAGAACTACTTGAGAACAACTGTTGTCCTACGCACCTAAAGCCATGTGTTGCAAGAAAAGAAGACAATTACTTCTTTGCATTGTCCAAGTATCAAAAATCGTTGGAAGAAACTTTGGCAACAAATCCTAATTTTGTACAGCCTTCATTCCGTCTTAATGAG GTTCAAGGTTGGGTTAAAAATGGCCTAAGAGACTTTTCCATTTCTCGAGCATTAGTGGATTGGGGCATCCCTGTTCCTAATGACAGCAAGCAAACAATATATGTTTGGTTTGATGCTTTACTGGG tTATATATCAGCATTATCAGAGGATACGGAGCAACCCGATTTGGAAAGAGCCATTTCATCAGGGTGGCCTGCCTCACTACACTTGATTGGCAAG GATATTTTACGTTTCCATGCAGTTTACTGGCCAGCTATGCTAATGTCTGCGGGACTAGGTCTTCCTAAGATGGTGTTTGGCCATGGATTCTTGACAAAG GATGGTATGAAGATGGGGAAGTCGCTTGGGAATACGATTGAACCAAATGATTTGGTTCAGAAATTCGGGTCTGATGCGGTCAGGTACTTCTTCCTAAGAGAGGTGGAATTTGGAAATGATGGGGACTATTCAGAAGAACGTTTCATCAATATTGTCAACGCTCATCTTGCAAATTCAATTG GAAACCTGCTTAACCGTACTCTGGGACTTCTTAAGAAAAACTGCCAATCAACTTTGCCTGTTGATTCAAGTATTGCAGTTGAAGGAACTACGTTCAAGGACACAGTGGAGAAATCG GTTGAAAAGGCTCGGGTTCACTATGGAGACCTCTCGCTGTCATCAGCTTGTGAGGCTGTGCTAGAGATCAGCCATACTGGAAATTTATACATGGATGAGCGTGCACCATGGTCACTCTTTAAGCAAGGGGGTGCTGCTTCTGAAGCTGCCGCAAAG GACCTTGTGATAATACTAGAAGCAATGAGGATTATAGCAATTGCATTATCACCCGTCGCGCCTAGCTTAAGCTGGAGAATATATGGACAGCTTGGCTACTCAAAGGATCAGTTTGATGCTGCTACCTGG AGCGACACCAAGTGGGGCGGGTTAAAGAGTGGTCAGGTCATGGAGCAGCCTAAACCGATCTTTACAAGGATTGAAAACCCAACAGAAGAAGAAAACGGGAAGGAAGCACCTAAAAAGGTGGTGAAAAAGGAGAAGCTACCCCAAGCCAAACGGGCGGTTGAAGCTTAA
- the LOC103434965 gene encoding uncharacterized protein — protein sequence MGEALLTTLSIENSHLSTLLSMDSGSVSHDELEREMNRTFILSRPPDINLPLLSEPSPPPQTWNDSCDILDVGLGSQVYEAEATITLPKVARKCNKRLDSVWGAWFFFSFYFKPVLNEKSKCKVIRDSNGISGYDKTDLQLDAFLVQHDMENMYMWVFKDRPENALGKMQLRSFMNGHSRQGERPFPFSVDRGFVRSHRMQRKHYRGLSNPQCVHGIEVVRSPNLMCLDDEERKRWAELTGRDINFSIPPEASDFGTWRNLQNTDLELERPAPPKNNGNSQPRKLLDGTGLNLSTQPSEHVNNEGMDMSPVCNKRKKDLFSHGNDNDCLPNNPHFDRAGTVHPVESHWFNEFSGVMKKASGPVTAAKTIYEDEEGFLIIVSLPFVDLQRVKVTWRNTPSRGIVKISCVSTACLPSIKRRDRTFQLTDPTPEHCPCGEFVREIELPTRIPEDAKLEAYCDETGTMLEIMVPKRRVGPEEHEVRVCLRPSPWNEREHLLT from the coding sequence ATGGGGGAAGCTCTTCTCACTACCCTGTCCATAGAGAATTCTCATTTGTCTACATTATTGTCTATGGATTCGGGTTCTGTGTCGcatgatgaattggaaagagaGATGAATCGAACTTTCATACTTTCTCGTCCTCCTGATATCAATCTCCCGCTACTGTCTGAGCCTAGCCCACCTCCCCAAACTTGGAATGATTCATGTGACAtcttagatgtaggccttggATCTCAAGTTTATGAGGCCGAGGCGACAATCACTCTACCCAAAGTTGCAAGGAAATGCAACAAGAGGCTTGATAGCGTTTGGGGTGCATGGTTTTTCTTCAGCTTCTACTTCAAGCCTGTCTTGAATGAGAAGTCCAAGTGTAAGGTCATTCGGGACAGTAATGGGATCTCTGGGTACGACAAGACAGACTTGCAGTTAGATGCTTTCTTGGTTCAGCATGATATGGAGAACATGTATATGTGGGTTTTCAAGGATAGGCCTGAAAATGCATTAGGGAAGATGCAGCTGAGGAGCTTCATGAATGGGCATTCTCGCCAAGGAGAACGCCCATTCCCATTTAGTGTGGACAGGGGTTTTGTTCGGTCTCATCGTATGCAGAGGAAGCACTACAGGGGTCTTTCTAACCCGCAGTGTGTTCATGGGATAGAAGTTGTTCGGTCACCCAACCTCATGTGTCTTGATGACGAAGAGAGGAAGAGGTGGGCAGAGCTTACAGGCCGAGATATAAATTTCTCAATCCCACCTGAAGCAAGTGACTTTGGTACCTGGAGGAACCTTCAGAACACAGATTTGGAGCTTGAAAGGCCTGCCCCTCCAAAGAACAATGGAAATTCACAACCAAGAAAATTGCTTGATGGTACGGGTTTGAATTTGTCAACTCAGCCATCAGAGCATGTCAACAACGAGGGAATGGACATGTCGCCGGTCTGCAACAAGCGGAAGAAGGACCTTTTCTCCCATGGGAATGACAATGACTGTTTACCTAATAACCCACATTTCGACAGAGCTGGCACAGTCCACCCAGTTGAGTCACATTGGTTTAATGAGTTCAGTGGGGTGATGAAGAAAGCATCCGGCCCTGTTACAGCTGCAAAAACAATTTATGAGGATGAGGAAGGGTTTTTGATCATTGTCAGCTTGCCATTTGTAGATCTTCAGAGGGTAAAAGTTACTTGGAGGAATACTCCTTCACGTGGGATTGTAAAGATATCTTGCGTGAGTACAGCTTGTTTGCCATCCATTAAGAGACGTGATAGAACATTTCAGCTAACAGATCCAACACCGGAGCACTGCCCTTGTGGGGAATTTGTGAGGGAAATCGAGCTTCCTACCCGCATTCCAGAAGATGCTAAACTGGAAGCGTACTGCGATGAGACAGGTACAATGCTTGAGATTATGGTGCCCAAACGTCGAGTGGGACCAGAAGAACACGAGGTCCGTGTGTGCCTTCGCCCCTCTCCCTGGAACGAAAGAGAGCATCTTTTGACCTGA
- the LOC103434930 gene encoding UDP-glucuronic acid decarboxylase 5, which produces MAANGDHQSTPKPPPSPSPLRNAKFFQANMRILVTGGAGFIGSHLVDKLMENEKNEVIVADNYFTGSKDNLKKWIGHPRFELIRHDVTEPLLIEVDQIYHLACPASPIFYKYNPVKTIKTNVIGTLNMLGLAKRVGARILLTSTSEVYGDPLIHPQTENYWGNVNPIGVRSCYDEGKRVAETLMFDYHRQHGIEIRIARIFNTYGPRMNIDDGRVVSNFIAQAIRNDPLTVQAPGTQTRSFCYVSDMVDGLIRLMQGDNTGPINIGNPGEFTMLELAENVKELINPKVEIIMVENTPDDPRQRKPNISKAKELLGWEPKVKLREGLPLMEDDFRARLGVLKS; this is translated from the exons ATGGCTGCAAATGGGGATCACCAAAGCACTCCAAAGCCACCTCCAAGCCCCTCTCCTTTGAGAAATGCCAAGTTTTTCCAG GCCAATATGAGAATTCTGGTAACTGGAGGAGCCGGATTCATCGGGTCTCACCTAGTGGACAAATTGATGGAAAACGAAAAGAATGAG GTGATTGTTGCGGATAATTACTTCACTGGCTCAAAGGACAACCTGAAGAAATGGATCGGTCATCCAAGATTTGAACTCATTCGTCATG ATGTCACAGAGCCTCTGCTAATTGAGGTTGACCAAATATACCATCTTGCCTGCCCTGCTTCCCCGATCTTCTACAAGTACAATCCTGTAAAG ACAATAAAGACAAATGTGATTGGTACATTGAACATGCTGGGACTTGCCAAGCGAGTCGGAGCAAG GATTTTGCTTACCTCTACTTCGGAGGTGTACGGAGATCCTCTCATTCACCCCCAGACTGAGAACTATTGGGGAAATGTGAATCCAATTG GAGTTAGGAGTTGCTATGACGAGGGAAAGCGAGTTGCTGAAACTTTGATGTTTGATTATCACAGGCAGCATGGCATTG AGATAAGGATTGCTAGGATCTTCAACACTTATGGACCTCGCATGAATATCGATGATGGTCGTGTTGTCAGCAATTTCATAGCCCAAGCTATCCG TAACGATCCCTTGACTGTTCAAGCGCCTGGGACTCAAACACGGAGTTTCTGCTATGTGTCGGACATG GTCGATGGCCTTATTCGACTTATGCAAGGGGACAACACTGGACCTATCAACATTGGGAATCCAG GTGAATTTACAATGCTTGAACTTGCAGAGAATGTCAAGGAG CTTATCAATCCTAAGGTAGAGATCATAATGGTTGAAAACACACCTGATGATCCTCGCCAAAGGAAGCCTAACATCTCGAAAGCGAAGGAGCTGCTGGGATGGGAACCAAAGGTCAAGTTGCGCGAAGGTCTTCCCCTCATGGAGGATGATTTTCGCGCAAGACTTGGTGTCCTCAAAAGTTAG